Genomic DNA from Epinephelus moara isolate mb chromosome 24, YSFRI_EMoa_1.0, whole genome shotgun sequence:
tctctgtcaagtaccTGTcggttagtcactcactctacagcaggaaatggcacttcaaaataaaagctcttattacaaacttgacaagttttagagtcacttgcggtccattcagaatggtgCCGTgatccacttttggaccatgacccaccagttaggaaccactgtgCTTTAGACCATATGCCCttaaaaaatgcaaacccatctccGTCATGATTTTCTCTTCTTGGTAAAATAGTCAGTTGCAATCTTTGACAAAATTaatgcttattctacataaacttaaaaaaacccCTGAATAGAGCGAGCAGTCGTTTCTTTCAAACATAAAAGTGCAGGAGGAGACAGTAGCAAAGCTCAATACATAAGATTCCTTTGGATCATGTAGTTGCCAGTGGCGTGTGTGTGCACCTTATAAGTAGTAACTAGCGTGCATTAGGACCCATCACAGTAGCGTGCATTGGGGCTCGTcataactaccttacgccactgggTAAATATGTTATTAATTTGCCCTGACTGTGTTTGTCTCCTGTATTTCCTGCGGGTGCTGATCCCCCTTGAAAATGAAGCATTTTAGGACACCACATTAATCCGTCTGTCACCTGGGGGGTGTACATGTAAAGCTGCAACActtgattaattaatcaattaggaGAAGGACAGAAAATTTATCAGGGTCTATTCTTATAATTGATTAACTGTTTTGGCGATTTATTTTCAAGCATAAAGTTCAAACATTTTCTTGTTGCAACTTGTCAAAtatgaagatttgctgctttgtttAAGTCATATATTACTGTACACTATATATCTTTGGGGTTTTTGGATTAATGCTTGAATACTAATGAAAACAACCATTAGTAGCAGCTGTAATGATGGTACCTATTTAAATATCAGACGTGTTTTATTCAGATATACCTTTCATTTTGAGCGTGCCAGGTCAAAGATTAAaatcttttaaatgttataattAGGTGTTAAGCTCTGGGAGTGTGTGAATCCCTGAGTTtcagttttaaagtgtgtaaaagaaacaagaggaaaaaagaaatgttaaacTGAAGTTTGACCCCAATCATCGCAGAGCAGTCATGTCAAATAAAATGCTCTTCTGATAACGGTTTTACTTTCATCTTTTTACTTTATCTTTTTATAGCCGGATCCCAGAGTTGAGCAAACCCAGAAATCGACGCAGGATGTGTTGACACCTCCCCGTTAATCCTTCAGTTTTCCTCTCTGAAATGGAGCTCTCTCTGCAGGGCTTCCCTTCAAACGGATCCAACACCAGCATGCCACCCAATGCCACTGGGAATTACACAGATGATCCATTTACTGAAGTCAACCTTTTTGAAATCCTGGGTCCGAAACGATCGCCCTTCTTCCTGCCTGTGACCAGCATTtacctcctcatcttcctcacGGGCTTGTCTGGGAATCTGCTCACATGTGCGGTGATCGCAAAGCACAAGAAGATGAGGAACCCCACCAACCTCTACCTGTTGAGTCTGGCCGTGTCGGACCTCCTGGTGCTGTTGTTCGGGATGCCTCTGGAGATCTACGACCTGTGGCAGAACTACCCGTTCCCCTTCGGCGAGGGCGGCTGCTACTTCAAGACCTTCCTCTTCGAGACGGTGTGCTTCGCCTCAATCCTCAACGTCACAGCTCTGAGCGTGGAGAGGTACATCGCTGTGGTGCACCCGCTCAAAACGCGGTACCTGTCGACTAACCAGCACGCCAAGCGGGTCATCACCATCGTGTGGGTGGTGTCGATGGTCTGTGCCATCCCCAACACCTCCCTGCACGGCATTTTTTACCTCccagagagaaaggaggagtCGGCCATATGCACTGTGCTGAAGCCCCTGTGGATCTATAACATGGTCATGCAGATCACCACCGTGTGCTTCTACTTTGTGCCCATGATGGTGATTAGCGTGCTGTACTTGGTGATGGGTCTTCACCTGTGCAGTGAAAGGCGGCAGCCCAACGGCAGCCTGGGAAAGAACTGCAGCAGCATTCGAAGGAAATTCAGTGTGAACGGGCGCAGGAGACAGATCAACAAGATGCTCTGTGAGTTATTTTCTCTCTTGGGAAACACATATGTCAAAGGTTGCCATGATGTGACAGCAGATCGCCTCTAATCTGTATTATACATGCCAAGACATGTTCCCAAAAGACAAACGTGAGGAACACACAGAGCAAATAATGCCAGAGGATTCTCAGGTCTTTGTATGGATCATTTGCATTCTGGAGGGATTCATGTCCTCTAAGCATTGGAGCTTGAAGAGGCTTCCTGTACAGTTTTAGCACAGTTCTGACAGTATACAGTTCATCTGGGCGCTGTAACTCTAAATTCATAGATTATCTATTTGTCATTCTCTGTGTGAGGAGCTCTATCTAGACTTAATTTATCCATCATCTCCCACcacaacacgttctcactcccagctcgtCAAATGCAGCACCTTGGCAGTGGCCCTAGGTTTCAAACGATGATGCTCTATGTACCCCTTTAGCATCAATTTGGAATATTTCTATTGCCGTGTGTATTTCAACTCATTACACGCTACAgcacagaggaaataaaaactcaaaataagATCTCCTGCTCTCCTCTGTCCATTATATTTCTCCCCAGACATAACTAAGCCCAACACCAGTATGAGATTTTGCCCATTTTTCCATTAATTTAAATTCATCTCAAGGGAGAGAACCTTCCTCTTGTCTCCTAATTTAAGAGCTTAAAATggtctttctcctctctcattGCAGTAATCTTTATTGTCCAGAATAATGAAGTCAACTTcgtttatatagcacatttcatacgacAAGTGTACACTCAGTGTGCTTAAGATACATCATACATGACAAACACTGCATggtgctgcagtggttagcattgtcgcctcacagcaagagggttcctggttcgagtttgcatgttctctttatgtcagcgtgggttttctccgggtgctccagcttcctcccacagtccaaagacatgcaggttaattggtgactctaaattgtccgtaggtgtgaatgtgagtgtgaatggttgtctgtctctatgtgtcagccctgtgatagtctggtgacctgtccagggtgaaccctgcctctcgcccagtgtcagctgggataggctccagcccccctccAATTCCTAACAaaataagcagttatggaaatgaatatataaataaaagcgggacataataaaaacaatcaaaaaaaggGGAGATAATTACAATAATTATTCTAAATACACTTAAAAACCTCACTAAAAGCTTGCGATAAAAGATAcgtttttattttgctcttaaAAGAGAACTCTGTTGTAGCAGACTGTAGTTCATGTGGAGGAGAATTCCAGAGAGTCGGACCGTAATGACTAAAAGCACCATGAGCTGATTGAGGGTGATTTTAGGTACAATGAGTAGACCTTTATTTGATGATCTAAGGGATCTCCCTGGTGTGTACTCTTTGAGCATGTCAGCAACATAGGAAAAAGCTAAACcattaaagcatttaaaaacaataagaaGTACTTTGAAATCAGTTCTTGGTTTTATTTGGAGCCAGTGAAGAGAAGATGAAATAGGAGTCACGTGGTCAGACCttagtttttgttaaaactCTGGCTGCTTCATTCTGATTAAGCTGGGGTTTACTTAACGTCTGTTTGTCAGTGCAGCaaaaagtgcattacagtaatccagccactttatcctgttaaacaacactgacatcttggattaatgtttattttgattcttttgatctgaggacccttacggactaaaggaatatgaataacttacagggtaatcgaggaattgAGATGTAATCTGAGGGAGCCAACAGCCTGCTCTTATACACCTGAAGAACAATCCAAACCTGCTCTTATACACCTGAAGAACAACCCAAACCAAGAATaatcatggtttgggttcaaATAACTACCTTTGCTACAGTAATTTAACAAGTATGTCCCTTGACCACTGTGATACCTCACAACTGCATCATGTATGCCAGTAAATGTGTTTCacggttaaaaaaaacatcaagttgacttttggtttcacatcaGATACAAActctgctctcctgggtgaaagccctgtgtgtgtttgacccatccctctctcccaccCTACTTGAACCTTTTTGCTCTTTCTTCTACATTATTACTGCAGTGGGATTACACTGGAGTTGGTTGAAAGCCTGGGGTGTCTCATAGGATGCTGTAGGTGCCTTGTGTATTGGTAATTAAAGCCAGGGGCCACTGAgcaagctgccatatttgacgccctgggaatgagaacaggttgtcCACCACTTGTAAAATAACAGATGGTATTACATTCCAGTTGGAGTCATCTTCATGGCCCTGACAGgctatttaaaaacacacaaacacacaggtccgCACACTGTACCCCCCTTTAAGAGCAATAACTGGCTCATCCAGAACTGAAGTTTGAGTTAATGCTCCTCCTCAGACCTGACAGCCTAATTCATTCACCAGTTCCTTCCTGTAGGTGATGGAATTCAACACGAACCTCATGTTACCTGTCAAGGTCAGAGTGCTGTATTGTATGTTCACATGGGAGATGTGTGTTTCTACTGCCAGTTTAGCTTCATAAAAATCAAAATCTGCTGACAGCTGTTTGATGATCATGTTGCCGGGGACTGAATCtgatcaaaacacacacactcctcatgACATTGATTTTGAGTCTTTGCAGCACCAAAAACATTCTTAGTTAACACTCAATGTCTTTGCTtcacactgaaatatctcaacagctgctgggtggattgccatgaaattatttacagacattcatggttctcAGAGGAAGCGCTGGCATTTTTTCCAGCATCACTATAACACTGAGTTTTTCCTTAGAAATGATCCGAACAGCTGCTGGACTGTTTGCAGTGATACTGGGCATTCATCTCCCTCTTACGAATAAGTTTGGTGAtccttttacttttactttttgcaCCATCATTAGGCCTAAATTTCAAATTTCTGAATATATGTTAAGTGAGCCCAGAGTGCAGCACACAGCCTCtggaaaacagtttaaaaaaggtTTGTTTCAGACTTGAAGGAATGGAGCTATTGGCACGCGGGGAGGGAAGAGGATGAGGGTTAGTATTCTTGAGGCTGATCCAGTGGCTGAATTGATGggccatggatggattactgaatggacCTACTGGGCACAGACCCAGGGGCCCGAAGTGTCAGCATTGtttcataatccgcccatgctgAGAGTAAGCAGGCAGACAGGAGAGTGAGAATCCAGAGCAGCAGACTGGCAGGCAGAGATGAGTCGGGGGCACAGGGAAAGAAGATTGTTAACTCAGAAACAGAGGAACAAAGCAAAGTACGACTTGGCCTGTGAGCATAACTACCGCTGTAGTAGACTGAACAATCAGGAAAGCTGGGGTTGATATACTACTGCAGCAGTTGATTTGATAATGAGATGCAGGTGCGACAGCTGCAGGGgctcaggagcaggagtagccccgcccacaaacacacacaatcacagacacacatgcagggAGACCACATGAGGGCAGGGGGCAGggaacacacagaaacacaagcaaTGAAGTAGAGATAGAGACCATGACAATACGTGCTGCTTAACCAAATACCTGTGAATCAGCCTCAGCTGCTATTTGAGTTTATTGCTGACcagtaaatgttagcatgctaacacgctaaaaagaagaacaacattataccttaaaggtccagtgtgtaggatttagggggatgtactggctaaaatagaataaaatataataagtatgtttccttCTGAGTATAATTACCTGGAAATAAGAATTGTTTGCGacgagacaaaactgttttagaacgtcTGAGCTCGACTAAAGCTGTCTGATAGTGTCACCTGAAAATCAACTGGTCAAATCACCTGCAGCTGGTTTCAGAAcgtaaagcatgtcacctggcttgtagtgaagtctgctggtcaagtcaaaatgtccgCAGGTGCTACATCCCCGCCGAGCCCTCTATTTCCGTTCTCATGGTCGGACAGTGGGTCGtcgctgctgctcactgtatgtgcttatgcaaATGTTTccgaaaacatttgaggcgagaaataggcaacacatcTTGATCTTGACTTATTTTTGATCACCtctgcctagttttaccattCGAACTCAGTGTTGCAACCACAGGAAACAGGCCACTTCTTGTTCACAAGTTCAAACAGGGCACTTAAATaagtttctgaagacattttaggcgagAAAAAGGCAGCACAGTCACAAAATCTTTACAATTGATGAGCACTGCCTGGTTTTACAGGTTGAGTTCGAGCTGCTTCTTTACTCTTCGTGTTCGTGATGGCGGACAGACGAAAATGTGGAAGCACAATCTGCAGTTCGAGCAACAGCCTCAAGAGACAGCAAAAATTGAGCTGACAGTAGCAGGGAGATCTTGGCAAGAAAATCGAAATCCGGTGCTgaggcagtgacttgcggcgtcagccacagatgaaaaaagccgtcctttaacgtcggcatgatatgcggctggTCGCCATTaaacccagatagcacacatacatctggccgacgtcggcctgaggacgacacatcggtcctgaatttataacgtctgacaagcgtcggccgcatgggcggatatctttaaatttaatactcttttgtcccagctcatcaaacgtctcagTTAtgtcggctttgggtcggcccagtgccgtagaatgtctgcccacatatGGAAGTCGCCATagaggcggaatttcatctccgcagtgtttgtttggaactgagctcgcaggacacagcatctcatcgcagttggtttcaggtaagctctactggaataaattggcagaaaatagctttattgtttattctgtgaccgttaaaagaggttcctggtgagtggcgaagcatgactgggtgtatatagcacatgtccccaccagctaacattatctttcgttagctgttagctagtttagcggtttagctcatgttagctaacaggctacaactgtggtgttttcattttattttccctagttgaggttatctgctcatctggttatcgtTAACACTcattttgggttaaagtggaagtgcccggagctgccaCCCGTGGTCCCGTGGCCCCCCGGCCTGACCACCAGGGCCCTGGAtgggtgctcaagtgtgggtgggAAGAGCGGAGAGGACTACGGAGGTCAGGCGGGGtgggccgacactgtgtatcccagaacgggtgctcaagtgtgggtgagaagagtggagaggagcgcggaggtcaaatagtgaagtttaaggatgccttcaCTATGTTGTTAATGcgattttatgggcaatttatcagttgaggtctcctcctctgcaaagcaaactgacccggtggctacaggtaatagcgcagttttgaagccactgtttttccgagatgaaggactgattgttgagctgctgttaacagttaacggagttaacggatcccgttatttaaccgtttcaacactaaattaagcagagtgacggacacaaagccttcaatctggctaaaagacagctgaaatgctaaaaaaaaaatacagtggtgaagttgggatttgtttcttgaagttatgtgctcatcatcttttctgtgtcttgcaggctgccaggagaagcggactggccgtcagatattgtttgtggaaatttgaaaataaagtttgtcaaattgacttttgtctcttcattgtgcacacttacacacgaaatagggtaacagtcagctatttttgaatgttagcactgatttctcacattgaatggtgaaatatttgtagcttgaaaggtccgacctaaatgaataaaggtcgtagttaacgaagcatatgaatattaatgaaggagcgcccacggagcgcagcttcttttattgatcatttgaacgtcgcgtggtggtcattttcgattaaaggccaacgtctcagtgacgtcttggcaatgagcaaatgctctccctgctacgtcttaacgatctaaacttgatacatcggtcCGACGTcagccagatgtatgtgtgctatctgggaagTTTAGAGAaaatgtggcgggacaagaatgaaagttaaggtggcgaaactccaatagggtgggtgggagctGTGGTTGATGAAACAAACTCGTACTTTCAGCCGGGAGAGCGGCattcgcgtcccgtaagattataaagccaagccctgttattttttcctaaacccaaccacgtgcgttagttgttggagcaaaaaaaacatcaattcacatTGTCGTACTGACgtagtgattttattttgaaagagactgtatgtaaacagtgaatttcctgtgaaaacagaagtgtactttgaaagaacttgacacggtgtcccagaacgtgaacaaccaacgcacccagggtaccttgcacttcgtatctggacgtggaaggtccatgaatGTGTtgggagggaagtttaccacagttcatttataGTACCCAAACTGTTATGTTACAAAGCTTGTTGAGAAAATATCACTAAATGTTGCTTCCCTGCGAGTGTGTGTCAGCCAGTCAAAACTCGTGCTGTGCAGCCAAATTGTGTTCAGACCCACAGACCTGTGTTTAAGCTTGAATGGAGAGAGCAAACATGTCAGGCTGAATTTTTATGGAAATGTGTTTGAAATGATGCATGTCATCTGGGATCTTGAGCCTGAATATTTCACTCACAGAGTAAACATCTTGTATCTTCGGTGAAGAGCTGGAACAAGATGATACGGAATATAAATGTGATGCTGTCAAACAACATGGGATGAGATGATCTCTCCAACCTTTAAGCTTCACTGTTTGTTAAGGGTTTAAACAGATGAATCTCACAAACTCTGTTGTTGGGAAAAGAGAGAAACCAAGTATCAAATGTTTGCTTCTCTCACATTTATAAATATCTCTGACTGTGTGGAGAGCCACCAAGCCTCCAAACAAAGCTACGTCAGTTAGCTTGATGCCATATGCCCACCACCGTAAACAGCCAAACAGGCTGCATTGCACAGGGCATTATGCATGCAGCATTAGGAGAGGAATATAAGAGTGCTTCATCATCAACCTCCACTGCTCAGCGTGACACATTTACAAATGGCCATGAGTAATAGTACCATAAAATCCTAAAATTTTAAAGACTTAATTCAGTTTTATCTTTTAGACCACATCAAAAGGAAGTTAATGGAGCAACAGTATTCTAGTTTTATCTTGTTAGAGTTAATGCACATGATTAGGATGTCTGTATTTAATCTAAAATAGCCTTTAAATGATGCCTGGGAGTTTTTCAGGGgtttatatttaacattgtgGCTGTTAAAGTGGTACAATACTACTTTTGCTGAACAGCAACCACCACAGCAAAGAGCTGCATTTACAAGATTCTCTTAAGTCACCTGCTTCGGACGTCAGTTTTCAAGAAAATgcctttgtgtcatatttgctgaaactgtcaccatATCCTGAAGTTGCcatcacacctgccctgtttggttcggttcaatcaaactcaagttcgtttgtcCCCAAAGTGCGgctcgtttgggcaggtgtgaacacagcaattgcactcgggtgtgcaccaaaacaaccagaccaagacATTCTTGAAgcggtggtctcggtctggttacaaacaaactctggtttgattcattcatttgtggtgagaacgtgttccgacctggatctgaaccaactgcagtaacatgacacattgtttgggttaaacatgagcatgttacagtcctggaggattattaatgtgcacctcctcctgtactgccttaatatgcacattcagcacatccaatgcatcaaaacattgttttctagttggagccgcgcctcgttttcaaactgtatggtttgactaaaatgaacaatgacagcaatatagtccacgatgagcagcgctaaaatcaacctgcgtagttgtccctccattgtgacattagaaagtgtcacatttatcttgcaagtgtactcttcttcaacgttttgtttacttcctggatttttcccacatggaaattctgacgcTGATCAAAAATTTATCACAATTCTGCATTGCCagtttcttgcctcaaatgttttcagaaacatattttagtgcactgtttagctgtaaaatgagaaactcTGGCAAGAAACAGGCAGTGTCGTAACAGAGTGTTGATTTATATTCAATCAGCGCTGCCTAgattgacagtttgaccgcagttcacaagcagtgattgacagctgtgttagagactcctcagctctgactggttgtcTTTGCTCACAAGGCCATTAGAAATGCTACAAGGCAATAGAGTAGGCAGAGGAATATTTTTtcccacagattatctgtctgaTTTTGTGCTGTGTGAATTTGGTGACAATATACGCAAATATAAAAAGGTTATTTGAGCAACCTAACTGACAGTGAGAGGAAGTCAGTGAACAGGGCTGCAACCAATGATGATTTTATCTATTAAATCTTGATTATTTGAttagtattttttttcacagaataGTCTGAAATGCTATAAATCTCCACAGCCCAAGGAGATGTATTCAAATTGGCTGTTTTTGATTACATTTATATAACTGCCCTGGTTTCTATTTTTACTCTGTTCTTATTTTAGTGTGTGCACTGCTTGTTTTATAGGCTATTTCTATACTTTTCTTTATTGATGTCTGTCCTTGTACTGCTGCAACAACCAAATTTCCTTGCTAAGGACAAAAAATGGTGTGTCTTGTCTTCAAAAGCTTACAAAATGCATCATATCCTCATATTTGACAAGTAGGAACCAGATAATGTTTGaattttttgcttgaaaaatgacaattGATGATCAAAATAGTTGGCTCGGTGTATTTTCTGGTgatcaactaatcgattaatcaaataatttttGCAGCTCTACAGTGAACTGACTCAATAATGGCTGTAACACGGCAATATtaagtttgctaacattagcattagccaCAGTAAGCTACTGGTCACCCTGGTCCAAGTAAAGGCCTTTTCACACGTCTAAAACTAAAAAACTTTTTCGTTTGCATCCATTAAAAGCCTTTCAAACATTGTTTGACCAACAGGCAGTGAAGAAAACTTGGCACAATGTGCAGGGACACATACATCGACAACAAGATAGAGGAATGGAGTGCACAGTTTCATAACTCAAATAGCCTACTTttttcaggtggatgatgataatgaggaggaggagaaggaggaggaggtgaaccGCACACAGTTAGAGACAATGTAAAGGCAGAGAGGGAAGACAGCCAGCATAGAGCAAAAGTGTCTTTACATTTTTGCTTCGTACTGCAAATTTTCAGAGTCAAAGTTTTTGCAAAGTTTCTGTGTGCAATGATTTTAATTGGATGAcggatttaaaaaacaaaaaatacggACTTATTGGGCCAAGGCTGTAGCTCTGCAGTAGGAGCACCTTTGAGTGTGCTGAAGTGAATATCGTGTGTTTTATTACCTATTAACTCTGATTATTTGTCATTACACAGAGCATGTCTAACTGCAGGGGGAAACTACCAAAAAACAGGGTGTTCTAGTACATCTGGATCCCCACCTGTGTCCATTACAGAGTGGTGTTCTTTAAGCATGTAGCCCCCTTTTCTTTCCACTCAGccccatctctgtctctgtctagtCTGATCTTCCCAGTAAGGGTACCAGTGGTTTCAAAGCTTAATGaaagaaagcagcagcaaagaaaaGAGTTTAACTTGTAAAAACAAGTTTGTAACAGCCTCATTGTCTGTGTCCTGATGCTCTAGCGATCGTGGTGGCGGTGTTTGGAGTCTGCTGGGCGCCCTTCCACATCGAGAGGCTCCTGTGGAGCTCCATCAGCCAGTGGACCGATTTGATGCACAACATTTATCAGTACGTCCACATCCTGTCGGGCGTCTTCTTCTACCTCAGCTCAGCAGTCAACCCCATCATCTATAGCCTGCTCTCCACACGCTTCAGGGAGTGTTTCCGAGAACTCGTTTGCTCCCATACGGAGGATAATAGCTCTGTCAGAGACTCACCGCCGTTCCCTAAGATTTTACTGGAACCCTCTGTCTCAAGTGGCAGAGCTCAGACTGAGGGTAAGGACTCCAACGCTTTCATCCCTTTACTGTCTCCCAACATGACACTGAACAGGGACACTGCAGTCCTCACGTGTGCATGTGACGAGACGACCTGCAAGACCTCCGTGTTCTGAGACTTGGTCTGAATGAGCTGACAAGCATCTGGCACAAAAatcatagtttgacattttgggaaatataacGAGAGTTAGATAAGAATATTAGTAGCACTCTCATATCTATTGAATATGAAGCAAATGTCAGGAGA
This window encodes:
- the nmur3 gene encoding neuromedin-U receptor 2, which codes for MELSLQGFPSNGSNTSMPPNATGNYTDDPFTEVNLFEILGPKRSPFFLPVTSIYLLIFLTGLSGNLLTCAVIAKHKKMRNPTNLYLLSLAVSDLLVLLFGMPLEIYDLWQNYPFPFGEGGCYFKTFLFETVCFASILNVTALSVERYIAVVHPLKTRYLSTNQHAKRVITIVWVVSMVCAIPNTSLHGIFYLPERKEESAICTVLKPLWIYNMVMQITTVCFYFVPMMVISVLYLVMGLHLCSERRQPNGSLGKNCSSIRRKFSVNGRRRQINKMLSIVVAVFGVCWAPFHIERLLWSSISQWTDLMHNIYQYVHILSGVFFYLSSAVNPIIYSLLSTRFRECFRELVCSHTEDNSSVRDSPPFPKILLEPSVSSGRAQTEGKDSNAFIPLLSPNMTLNRDTAVLTCACDETTCKTSVF